The DNA region CGCTGTAGCGGCCGCGCTGCCGCGGCGAGATCATCGCGGCCATGATCACCTGGGTGAGCGCGGACAGGCCGCCCGCGCCGACGCCCTGCACCAGCCGGCAGGCGATCAGCATCCCCGGGCTGGTCGAGAACCCGGCGACCACCGACCCCAACACGTAGATCACCAGCGCGAGCTGGATCAGCAGCTTCTTGCTGAACAGGTCGGAGAGCTTGCCCCAGATCGGGGTGGTCGCGGTGACCGCGAGCAGCGACGCGGTGACGACCCAGGTGTACGCGCTCTGCCCGCCGCCGATGTCGGCGAGGATGCGCGGCAGCGCGTTGGACACGATCGTCGACGACAGGATCGCCACGAACAGGCCGATCAGCAGGCCGGACAGGGCCTCCATGATCTGCCGGTGGGTCATCGCCGGGGTCTCGGCCCCCGCGGGTACCGCGGGGTCTCCCCCGATTGCCGGGTTCGTTGCGTTCGCCGCGTTCTTCGCGTTCGCCGCGTTTCCCGGACCTGACTCTGCCGCTGTTGCCGCCACGGGCCTCGCGCACCTCTCCTATGGTTGCCTAGAGCAACCATAGCGCGAATAGTTGTAGAGTGCACGTGCTGTGAGGCGGCTGAGACATAAGACACACCCCTCCCCGGGGGTGGGAGGGGTGTGCCGTCCGGGCGCCCGGCGGGTGGGCCGCGGGCTCGGTCAGGGCGAGGTCAGGACGCCGGCGAGGTCAGGTCGTAGACCGTGGTGCTCCCCACGGTCTTGGACGTGAAGGTGGCCTCGACCCAGGTGCTGATCTGGGACGCGGTGCCGGAGCCGCCCATGCCGCCGCCGGGGAAGCCGCCGCGGCCGGTGCTGCCGGTGGACTCGGTGGTGGCCGCTGCTGCCATGCCGCCCATGCCGCCGGCGATGAAGTAGTGGATCTTGCCCTCGGCCACGTACTTCTTGAACTGGGCGAGGGTCGGCGAGGGGTCGCTGCCGTTGAAGCCGCCGATGGACATCACCGGCTTCCGGGTGGCGAGCTGGTAGCTGGCCTGGTTCTGCGAGCCGATCGCCGCGGCGACCCAGGTGCACTTCGACGCGTCGTCGAGCAGCAGCGACCTCATCGCCGAGCTGACCTGGGTGCCGTTGAGCAGGCCGCCCATGCCGCCGCCCTGGCCGCCGCCGGCACCGCGGGTCCCGCCGCCGCCCTGGCCGGGGAAGCCCCCGCCGGGGAAGCCGCCGGCGGGGAAGCCGCCGGCGCCGTTCTGCGTTCCCGTGCCGTTGCCCGCGGTGCCGCCGGTGGTGGTGCCGCCGCCCTGGCCGGGCATGCCGGGGAAGCCGCCCGCGCCGGTGCCGCCGGTACCGCCGGGGAAGCCGCCGGTCGGGGCCTGGCCGCCGCCGGGGAAGCCGCCGCGCCGGCCGCCGCCCGGGAAGCCGCCGAAGCCGCCGCTCGTGACCGCGGGGCCCGCCGTGATGATCGAGCCCTGGTGGCCGGTCGAGACCGTGTCGAGGGTGTACGCCACCGGGCCGCCGAGCGCCGCGGCCAGGCCGACGACCGCCGTCACCACCGCGATCCTGGCGCGTACCCGCCCGGCCAGGGACGTACCGGCCGCGCCCAGCAGCAGGCCGACCGCGGCGGCCAGGCCCGCGACCACGACCGCGGTGCGCAGCCACGGGTGCCAGTCGGGCGAGCGGCGCAGCAGGTCGTACGACCACAGGGCGGTGCCCGCGACGACCACCGCGAGGGCGGCCGCGGCGGCGATGTGCGCGCGCCGCCGCCACAGCATCGAGGCGCCCATGCCGACCAGCGCCGCGATGTAGGGCGCGAGGGCGATGTTGTAGTACTGGTGGAAGATCCCGGACATGAAGCTGAAGGTCCCGAAGGTCATCAGCAGCGCGCCGCCCCACACCAGGAACGCGGCGCGGGCGGTGTCCGCGCGGCGGGCCCTGCGGGTCAGCCACAGGCCGGCGGCCAGCAGCGCGAACGCCGCGGGCAGCAGCCAGGCGATCTGGCCGCCCATGTCGCTGCCGAACAGCCGGCCGATGCCGGTCTGGCCCCACTGGCCGCCGCCGCCCGGTCCGCCGCCGCCTCCGACGCTGCCGGTCTCGTTGCCGGTGATCCGGCCGAAGCCGTTGTAGCCGAAGGTCAGGCCCAGGAAACTGTTGTCCTGGGAGCCGCCGATGTACGGCCGCGAGGACGCCGGCCACAGCTCGACGATCGCCACCCACCAGCCGGCCGACAGCAGCATCGCCAGCCCGGCCCAGGCCAGTTGGCCGATCCGGCGGGGCAGCCGGGCCGGCGCGCACACCGCGTAGACGACCGCCAGCGGCGGCAGGATCAGCCACGCCTGGAGGGTCTTGGCGAGGAAGGCCACGCCGAACGCGACGCCCGCCAGCACCAGCCACCTGGTGCGCGCGCCCTCCAGCGCGCGCAGCACGCAGTAGACGGCCGCGACCATCAGCAACGCCAGCATCGCGTCGGGGTTGTTGAAGCGGAACATCAGCGCGGCCACCGGCGTCACCGCGAGCACCGCGCCGGCCAGCAGGCCCGCGCCGGCGCTGAACCGGCGGCGTACCGCGCCGTAGAGCAGCGCCACCGACGCCACGCCCATCAGCGCCTCGGGCACCAGGATCTGCCAGGAGCCGAGGCCGAACAGGCGTACCGACAGGGCCATCGGCCACAGCGAGGCCGGCGGCTTGTCCACGGTGATGGAGTTGGCGGCGTCGGAGGAGCCGAAGAACATCGCCTTCCAGCTCTGGCTGCCGGCCTGGACGGCCGCGGAGTAGAAGGAGTTGGCGTAGCCGGAGGCGCTCAGGTCCCACAGGTAGAGCACCAGCGTGCCCAGCAGCAGTGCGAGGAAGGCGGGCCGGGCCCACGCCGGGTCCTCCGGCCGGCCCCGCCACACCCGCTGCCGCCAGGGCAGCGGGGGCGCGGCGGGCGGCGCCGACCGGTCGCCGGACGGGAGTTCGGCGGGCGCGCGACCGGCGTCGTCGGGGTGGCCGGCGTGCGGGTGGTCCGCGGGTACGGCGGTCGCCGTCGGCGTGTGGAAGTCGGCCGCGACCGGCGTACGGACGGCTGCGGGCACGATCTGCCCGGTCGTCGGCGGGGTGTCCGAAGGGCCCGCGCTGTGCGGGGTGTTGCTCGGCGCGGTCATCGCGCACTCCTCGTTCGGGGGGCGGTTGCGTCGGGGGTTGTGGGCCGCGGGTCGGAGGTCGGCGCGGCCGGGTTCGGCGCGGCGCCGGGAACGGCCGCGCGGGCATCGGCGGTCGGGTCCGCCGCGCCGGGCGCCGGAGTCGGCGCGTCGTACGGGCCGGGGAAGAGCCAGGCGCGGAAGAGCAGGAAGCGCAGCACGGTCGCGGCGAGGTTCGCGGCGATCAGCGCGGCCAGCTCGGTGGTGTGGCCCGGGTGCGGGGTGGCCGCGTGCAGCGCGGCGAGCGAACCGCTGGTCAGCGCGAGGCCGATGGCGAACACCACCAGGCCCTGCGCCTGGTGGCGCATCGCCCGGTCGCGGCCGCGCACGCCGAAGGTGAGCCGGCGGTTGGCGGCGGTGTTGCCCAGCGCCGACAGCAGCAGCGCCAGCGCGTTGGCGCTCTGCGCGCCCAGCCCCAGCCGGAACAGGAAGTACAGCGCCAGGTAGACCAGCGTGCTGAGCGCGCCGACCGCGCCGAAGCCGACCAACTGCCGTGCCAGGCCCGGCGGCACGCCGTTCAGCTCGCGGTCGCGCGGGTCGTCGCCGAACGGCCTGCGCAGCCGGTCCAGCGCCAACTGCCCGGTGGCCAGGGCCCGTCCGACCCGCCACACGCCGCGCAGGTCCTCGGCCGCGGTGCGCACCACGTCCACGCTGCTGTCCGGGTCGTCCACCCAGTCCACCGGCACCTCGTGGATGCGCAGCCCGGCGCGTTCGGCCAGCACCAGCATCTCGGTGTCGAAGAACCAGCCGGTGTCCTCGACCATCGGCAGCAGCCGCTGCGCGACGTCGCCGCGGATCGCCTTGAAGCCGCACTGCGCGTCGGAGAAGCGCGCGGCCAGCGAGCCGCGCAGGATCAGGTTGTAGGCGCGCGAGATGAACTCCCGCCTGGCGCCGCGCACCACCCGCGAGGAGCGGGTCAGCCGGGAGCCGATGGCCAGGTCGGAGTGGCCGGAGATGAGCGGCGCGACCAGCGGCAGCAGCGCGTTGAGGTCGGTGGACAGGTCCACGTCCATGTACGCGAGCACCGGCGCGTCGGAGGCGGTCCACACGGTGCGCAGCGCGCGCCCGCGGCCCTTCTGCTCCAGCCGGAACGACGCGACCTCGGGCAGTTCGGCGGCGAGCGCCTTGGCCACCGCGGAGGTCAGGTCCGTGCTCGCGTTGTCCGCGACGGTGATGCGGAACGGGTAGGGGAAGGTGTCCGACAGATGGGCGTGCAGCCTGCGGACGCAGGGCTCCAGGTCGTCCTCCTCGTTGTACACGGGGATGACGACGTCCAGGACCGGTGTGCCGGCGCGGGGGCCGGTGCCGGTGCCGTGCGCCGCGGCCGTGACCGGCAGGTGCTGCCGGGCGGGCAGGTCGCCGAGTGAGGTTCGCATGGTTCGACACTCGGCAACCGCGCTGTCACGACGATGTGCTGAGGCTGGGGCTGGGCTGTGAATGCGGGGACGGGTGCGTGGGGAGGTGCGGGTGCGCGGGGAGTTCCGGGTGGGCCGGGAGCGCCGAGGCGGGCTGCGCGCGGCGGTCCGCGGACGCGCCCGCGGACGGCTCGTCGGCGGCGGGCAGGGTCACGGTGAAGACCGTACGACCGGGCACGCTGTCCAGCGTGACGTCGCCGCCGTGCGCGGCCACCACCGAGTGCACGATGGCCAGGCCCAGGCCGGTGCTGCCGGAGGCGCGGGAGCGGGAGGCGTCGCCGCGCGCGAACCGCTCGAAGACGTGCGGCCGCAGCTCCTCGGGGACGCCCGGCCCGTCGTCCTCCACCTGGAGCCGCACGTCCCGGCCGGCGGGCGTCACGCGGGCGGTCACGGTGGTGCCGGGCGGGGTGTGGGCGCGGGCGTTGGCCAGCAGGTTGGCCAGCACCTGGTGCAGCCGCTGGGCGTCGCCGCGCACGGTCGCCGGGCGGTCGGGCAGGTCCAGCCGCCAGTTGTGGCCGCGGCCGGCCGCGCGGGCGTCGCTGACCGCGTCCACGACCAGCGGCGACAGGTCGGTCTCGGCGAGGCTGAGCGGGCGGCCCGCGTCGAGCCGGGCGAGCAGCAGCAGATCCTCGACCAGGGTGGTCATCCGGGCCGCCTCGGACTCGATCCGGCCGAGCGCGTGCCGGGTGCCGGGCCGGCGGCGTACGCGGGGTCCTGGCCGGGGCTCGGCGCGGGGTCAGCGGAACCGTCCGGGGAGGTGTCCGGGCGGGTGTCCGGGGAGGTGTCCGGGGCGCCGAGTGCCGTGCCGCGGCGGGTGAGTTCGGCGTAGCCGCGGATCGAGGCGAGCGGGGTGCGCAGCTCGTGGCTGGCGTCGGCGACGAACTGCCGGACCCGCGTCTCGGACTCCTGCCGGGCGTGCAGCGCCGAACCGACGTGGCCGAGCATGCGGTTGAGCGCCGCGCCGACCTGGCCGACCTCGGTGCGCGGGTCGGTGAAGGAGGCCGGGACGCGTTCGTGCAGCGCCACCTCGCCGCGGTCCAGCGGCAGTTCGGAGACGCGGGTGGCCGTCGCGGCGACCCGGCGCAGCGGTTCGAGCGCGATCCGCATCAGCGCGGCGCCGGCCAGCCCCGCGGCCACCAGGCCCGCGGCGGTGACCGATACCTCCACCCAGATCAGCGTGGACAGCGTGTCCTGCACGCCCGAGGTGCTCATGCCGACCAGCACGGTGCTGCCGTCGGCGGCCGGGCGCGCGGACTCCACGCGGTAGTCCCCGAGGTCCGGCACGTGCAGGGTGTGCGGCTTGCCGTCGCGCGGCACGTCGGCGAAGGCGGCGGCCTGCCGGGCGCTGAGGTCGTCGGCGACGAGCTGGCCGCCGTCGGAGTCGGCCGCGCTGACCGCGGCCTGGGTGACGACGCCGGCCGGTGAGACGCTCGCGCCGACCGTCTCGCCGGGCTGGCCGCCGCCGACGAGGAAGACGAAGGGGATGTCGCCCGCACCGGGCAGGCCCGGGCCCGAGCGCGGGCGCCGGTCGCCGTCCTGGCCGGCGCCGTTCCGGCCCGCGCCGCCCGCGCCGTCCTGGCCGGCGCCGTTCTGGCCGGCCGGCGGGCCGCCCGCGCGCATCGCGGTGTCGTGCACCTTGTTGTCCAACTGCCCGTAGAGGAAGTCGTGCAGGGCGAATATCGTCACGCCGCCGATCACCGTGCACACGGCCGCGACCAGCGCCACGCAGGACGCGACCAGCCGGCGCCGCAGCGACCAGGACCCGCGGCGGCGCGGCGCCCAGGACCCGCGGCGGCGCGGCGGGCCCGGTCGGCGGGGGCGCGACAGCGGCAGCCGCCGCCGGACGGCCGCGGGGCGGGTCACGCCGGTTCGCCGGGCTTGATCAGGTAGCCGGCGCCGCGCCGGGTGTGGATCATCGGCGGCCGGCCCACGTCGATCTTGCGCCGCAGGTAGGAGATGTACAGCTCGACCACGTTGGCCTGGCCGCCGAAGTCGTACGACCAGACGCGGTCCAGTATCTGGGCCTTGCTGAGCACGCGGCGCGGGTTGCGCATCAGATAGCGGAGCAACTCGAACTCGGTGGCGGTCAGGTGGATGTTGTCGCCGCCGCGGCTGACCTCGTGGCTGTCCTCGTTGAGCACCAGGTCGCCGACCACGAGCAGCGACTCGTTGCGCACCGCCGCGGCGCCGGAGCGGCGCAGCAGTCCGCGCAGCCGGGCGACGACCTCCTCCAGGCTGAACGGCTTGGTCACGTAGTCGTCGCCGCCCGCGGTCAGCCCGGCGATGCGGTCCTCGACCGCGTCCTTGGCGGTCAGGAAGAGCACCGGCACGTCCGGGGTCTGCCGGCGCAGCCGGGCGAGCACCTCCAGACCGTCCATGTCGGGCAGCATCACGTCGAGCACGACGGCGTCCGGCCGGGACTCGCGGGCCGCGCGCAGGGCGCTCGCGCCGTCGGTCTCGGTGCGGACCTGCCAGCCCTCGTAGCGCAGCGCCATCGACAGCAGGTCGGCCAGCGGCGTCTCGTCGTCCACGACGAGCACGCGCACCGGGGAGCCGTCCGGGCGCGACAGGTCGCCGGCCGGCACCGCGGGGGTCGCGGGGGTCGCCTGGGGGACCGTCGCCGCCGGGCTCGTGGAGGAAGCAGCAGAAGAGGTGGTTGCCATGGTGGCCACTCTGTGCGCTCGCTATGAAAGGAATCTTGGCCGATTCTGTGAAACGTCTGAGAATCTCTGAGAATCCGGACGTCACGAAGAGCGCCCGGCCGGTCACCCGACGCTTCCGAGCGACTGTTTCCGGTCATTCCGGGTCGGGCCCGGTCACCGGTGGGGGAGAAGTGATCCCGCGCGCCTGACCGGGCCGCCCCCGGCGTACGTTCGTCGGCATGGCGATACGGGTCTGCGCCGAGCGGACACCGCGCACGGCCGCCGTCGAGCGGCTGTCCGCGGGCGACCACGCCTGCCTGGGCTTCGACAGCGGCGCCGACCGGTGGGCGCTGCGGGCCGTCTTCACCGCCGACGGCCTGGCCCGCGGCGAGCGGGTACTGCTTTTCGGCGGGCTGCCGGCCGGCGAGGGCCCGGACGCGGGCCTGGCCCGGCTCGCCGCCCACGGGCTGGCCGCCGGCCGGGCCGCCGCCGAAGGACGGCTGGAAGTCGTCACCGGCGCCTCCCCCGGCCACGACCCGGCGGGCGGCTTCGACGCCGCCGCCCGCACCGCCTACTGGTCGGCGGCGACCGGCGACGCCCTCGACCGCGGCTTCGCCGGGCTGCGGGCGGCCGGCGACATGTCCTGGACCGGCCAGGACGGCCTGGACGCGGCCGAGTTGGCGGCGGTCACCTCCTACGAACGCGACGTGACGCGGCTGTTCGACCAGATCCCGCTCACCGGGATGTGCGAGTACGACCGCCGGGCCGTGCCGCCGCGGCTGTTCGAACAGATGCTGAGCCTGCACCCGCTGGCCGTCCTGCCGGAACCCGGTGCGCTGCACGCCGAACGGGACGGCGACGTGCTGCGGTTGGCGGGTGATGCGGACCTCGCGACGCGTGCCGCGTTCGAATTCGCCGTCACCGAATCCGGGCTCGCCGTGATCGATCTCACGGGGCTGGCGTTCATCGACGCCTCATGTGCGCGCGCACTGCTGAGACTGACCGGCGAAGTGGTGCTGGAGTGCACCGAGATGCAGGCGCGGATCCTCGCGCTGTGCGGGCCGCGGCAGGACGAGGGGGTGGTGGCACGAGTGCGCTGAGCTGCGGTTCCGCCGCGTCCCCGCGCCTCCGCATGACCGCCGAGTGAATGTGCGCGTGGCATTCAACTCACTTCCTGTGCAAGGCTGTTGCCCGCGCACGCTCGAACCCGGCGAGATGGTGGAGATGTTCCGGATCGAAAGATCCCGCTATCTCCGAACATGCATAATCGGTTACCAGTGTGACGGTTGATGCCAGTCACCCATTGTGCTGAGGACGTTGATGACCACACTCTCATCCGGCCGACACGGTTCCGGGTCAGCCGTCCCCAATCTCCAGCGCGTGGTGCTGCTGCCCGGTGCGGTCCTGATCCTGCTCGGCGCCGGGTGCGCCGCGTGGCTGGCCGCGGCCGACCCCACCGGGACGCGCCGGCTGGCCGGGCTCGGCGCCGCCCTGGTCGTCGCGCTCGCGGTGCTGCTG from Actinacidiphila sp. DG2A-62 includes:
- a CDS encoding bifunctional glycosyltransferase family 2/GtrA family protein, translated to MRTSLGDLPARQHLPVTAAAHGTGTGPRAGTPVLDVVIPVYNEEDDLEPCVRRLHAHLSDTFPYPFRITVADNASTDLTSAVAKALAAELPEVASFRLEQKGRGRALRTVWTASDAPVLAYMDVDLSTDLNALLPLVAPLISGHSDLAIGSRLTRSSRVVRGARREFISRAYNLILRGSLAARFSDAQCGFKAIRGDVAQRLLPMVEDTGWFFDTEMLVLAERAGLRIHEVPVDWVDDPDSSVDVVRTAAEDLRGVWRVGRALATGQLALDRLRRPFGDDPRDRELNGVPPGLARQLVGFGAVGALSTLVYLALYFLFRLGLGAQSANALALLLSALGNTAANRRLTFGVRGRDRAMRHQAQGLVVFAIGLALTSGSLAALHAATPHPGHTTELAALIAANLAATVLRFLLFRAWLFPGPYDAPTPAPGAADPTADARAAVPGAAPNPAAPTSDPRPTTPDATAPRTRSAR
- a CDS encoding response regulator transcription factor, with amino-acid sequence MATTSSAASSTSPAATVPQATPATPAVPAGDLSRPDGSPVRVLVVDDETPLADLLSMALRYEGWQVRTETDGASALRAARESRPDAVVLDVMLPDMDGLEVLARLRRQTPDVPVLFLTAKDAVEDRIAGLTAGGDDYVTKPFSLEEVVARLRGLLRRSGAAAVRNESLLVVGDLVLNEDSHEVSRGGDNIHLTATEFELLRYLMRNPRRVLSKAQILDRVWSYDFGGQANVVELYISYLRRKIDVGRPPMIHTRRGAGYLIKPGEPA
- a CDS encoding ArnT family glycosyltransferase, with translation MTAPSNTPHSAGPSDTPPTTGQIVPAAVRTPVAADFHTPTATAVPADHPHAGHPDDAGRAPAELPSGDRSAPPAAPPLPWRQRVWRGRPEDPAWARPAFLALLLGTLVLYLWDLSASGYANSFYSAAVQAGSQSWKAMFFGSSDAANSITVDKPPASLWPMALSVRLFGLGSWQILVPEALMGVASVALLYGAVRRRFSAGAGLLAGAVLAVTPVAALMFRFNNPDAMLALLMVAAVYCVLRALEGARTRWLVLAGVAFGVAFLAKTLQAWLILPPLAVVYAVCAPARLPRRIGQLAWAGLAMLLSAGWWVAIVELWPASSRPYIGGSQDNSFLGLTFGYNGFGRITGNETGSVGGGGGPGGGGQWGQTGIGRLFGSDMGGQIAWLLPAAFALLAAGLWLTRRARRADTARAAFLVWGGALLMTFGTFSFMSGIFHQYYNIALAPYIAALVGMGASMLWRRRAHIAAAAALAVVVAGTALWSYDLLRRSPDWHPWLRTAVVVAGLAAAVGLLLGAAGTSLAGRVRARIAVVTAVVGLAAALGGPVAYTLDTVSTGHQGSIITAGPAVTSGGFGGFPGGGRRGGFPGGGQAPTGGFPGGTGGTGAGGFPGMPGQGGGTTTGGTAGNGTGTQNGAGGFPAGGFPGGGFPGQGGGGTRGAGGGQGGGMGGLLNGTQVSSAMRSLLLDDASKCTWVAAAIGSQNQASYQLATRKPVMSIGGFNGSDPSPTLAQFKKYVAEGKIHYFIAGGMGGMAAAATTESTGSTGRGGFPGGGMGGSGTASQISTWVEATFTSKTVGSTTVYDLTSPAS
- a CDS encoding MEDS domain-containing protein gives rise to the protein MAIRVCAERTPRTAAVERLSAGDHACLGFDSGADRWALRAVFTADGLARGERVLLFGGLPAGEGPDAGLARLAAHGLAAGRAAAEGRLEVVTGASPGHDPAGGFDAAARTAYWSAATGDALDRGFAGLRAAGDMSWTGQDGLDAAELAAVTSYERDVTRLFDQIPLTGMCEYDRRAVPPRLFEQMLSLHPLAVLPEPGALHAERDGDVLRLAGDADLATRAAFEFAVTESGLAVIDLTGLAFIDASCARALLRLTGEVVLECTEMQARILALCGPRQDEGVVARVR